A portion of the Pseudoalteromonas luteoviolacea genome contains these proteins:
- the rnm gene encoding RNase RNM yields the protein MIKYDLHSHSTFSDGRLAVPELIERATEKGVDVLALTDHDTVAGVSIARDYIAEKNLALELISGVEISTKWESFEIHIVGLNIDIDDTNLQALLIQQQQKRRERAKEIGARLEKRGYEGIYAQALELAQGAEITRAHFAKALVERGVAKNIQGVFKKFLARNKTGYVPSVWCSMQEAIEAIQGAGGVAVLAHPGRYQMSNKWLRKLLDEFTVAGGKAMEVAQPQQAPSERQFLGQLSQEYNLLASQGSDFHYPTSWLDLGRNLYLPKDCQGVWQFWGATEEC from the coding sequence TTGATTAAATATGACTTACACAGTCATAGCACTTTTTCTGATGGGCGTTTAGCAGTACCTGAGCTTATTGAGCGGGCAACAGAAAAAGGCGTTGATGTACTGGCATTAACTGACCACGACACGGTTGCGGGTGTATCCATTGCGCGTGACTATATTGCAGAAAAAAACTTAGCATTAGAGTTGATTTCAGGCGTTGAGATTTCTACCAAGTGGGAAAGTTTTGAAATTCATATCGTTGGTCTAAATATTGACATCGATGATACAAATCTGCAGGCATTATTGATACAGCAGCAGCAAAAACGCCGTGAACGAGCCAAAGAAATCGGTGCTCGCCTTGAAAAAAGAGGCTACGAAGGTATTTATGCGCAAGCCTTAGAGTTGGCACAAGGTGCAGAGATAACCCGCGCTCATTTTGCGAAGGCGCTTGTTGAGCGCGGTGTTGCAAAAAATATTCAGGGCGTATTTAAGAAATTTTTAGCACGCAATAAGACCGGCTATGTGCCCAGTGTTTGGTGTTCTATGCAAGAAGCCATTGAAGCCATTCAAGGTGCGGGCGGTGTTGCTGTGTTGGCTCACCCTGGACGTTATCAGATGTCCAACAAATGGCTGCGAAAATTACTGGATGAATTTACTGTTGCTGGTGGTAAAGCGATGGAGGTAGCACAACCTCAACAAGCGCCGAGTGAAAGGCAGTTTCTTGGCCAGTTATCGCAAGAATACAATTTATTAGCCAGCCAAGGGTCTGATTTTCATTATCCTACTAGCTGGTTAGATTTAGGAAGAAATCTATACTTACCAAAAGATTGCCAAGGTGTATGGCAATTTTGGGGAGCCACAGAGGAATGTTAG